The following nucleotide sequence is from Mucilaginibacter sp. cycad4.
TCATTCACCGTAAACGATGAACTTGGTGTCTGGTTCGATCACGGTATCCGTAAAGGCGGAAATATTATTGATCTAGGCCTGGCCTATTGGAAAAATCTAGGTTTCCGGGAAGTAGTTGAAAAGCTAACCGCCGTCGCTGATGGACAATATCTTGGTCTACCGCCTGTAGAGAAAATCTCAAGGCCACGATTACCGGTCAAGCTACCGCATTATATTGTCCTCGAAACGAAGCCATTGGGAACACACCCGGCAATCACGGAATATCTCCGGGGAAGAGGGCTTTTCGACGTTGGCAAAAAGTTCCTATCCGAGATCTACTACTATGTGGAAAATGATACTGGTGCCCGTAAACATTTCTTTTCTGCCGGTTGGCAAAATGAAAATAATGGCTGGGAGGTTCGCAACAAATACTTTAAAGGCTGTATTGGCCCTCAGGGCATCACTTTCATCAAAGGGAATGACAAAAAGGTCGCAATTTTTGAAGGATACTTAAATTTCCTGAGCTGGCGTACTGAAAATTTATCGCTGGACCACAGCATTATCGTGCTGAATTCAGTCACCGCCCTTAAAGCAGGCATTGGTAAGGCCAAAGCATTTTCTTCAATCGACGTGTACTTCGACCGGGACAAGGCCGGTTTTCTGGCCACTAAAGAGTTTATTTATGCGCTTCCGTACGCTACTGATCGATCACCTCTCTACGATGGCTTCAATGACTACAACGATAAAATAAAAGCGAAATTTAAAGCCATCTCCGCTGATGAAAAAGCTCACAAGAATATCTTTTCAGACCTGAAAGTTCCTTTTGAACGATAAGAATACATCTGGGAGAGCGGCGCTCAAAAGATCGATTAAAATACTCGGGGTGACATGACACATCACGGTTCGCCGGTCGGGAATCCAAAGGTATAATCGATCTGTAAAGCGCAAAAGCATTACCCAAAATTCCGTTGATTCCTCAACGGCAAGATGTCTTTTTGTGTCACAAAAAGTAATCTTGCCCTCCGGGGGACTTTGCAAAACTCGCAACTCGTTTTTTTATGGTTGACCGAAAACAGAAAACGGGGAGACCCAAATCAGATGGGAATAAACGTCATAAATTTCATAACGTAAGATTTACCGAAGATGAATTTAAAAACTTCGAGAATTTGGCGAAGGAACTTAATTTATCCAAAACCGAGCTAATCCGAATTAGGGTTCTGGAAAATGCCAAAAACTTAGTCACTAACTCGCGGGAGCTCCTTAATTACCTGGATGGAATCGGGTCAGAAATGGGCCGCATAGGCAATAACATCAACCAGTTGGCCAGGCATGCAAATGTGCTTAAATTACAGGGCACTCTCCACCCGACCGTTGTTAAGCATTTTGAAACCCTTTTGGATGATTACATAAAAATTCAGCGGCAACTCGAAATATCACTTCGAAAGATAATTCGCCTGATGGGCAAATAATAGCATAATAGATCAGGCCATCCGAATACCAGATGATCTGTGTAACCATGTATCAGTATATCGGCATAATCGATGGGCGTGCATACATAGATACTCAGTTATATGGATTGGTCGGTATAGAGATCTCCGGTTACACAGATAGGTTGATCTGACTATATAGCGCTGTAACGATCTGCCACTCTCCGGGTATGCAGTTACATTGATCCATAAATACATGGTAACGCTGTTACATTGCTCCAGAGCTATGCAATTATTCGATTATAAAGATCTTGTCTTGTCCTGAAATAGGTTTACAGTTTTGAGTGATTTTAAAGTATTAAAACCATGAAAATTGTAAAGCGCTATTCGGACGATTTCAAGCGTGAAGTGGCCGAACTCTATTTAACATCCGACCTTACCCAACAGCAAATTGCAGACAAATTTGGTATCCCAGGACATGCCTCAATCCAACAATGGGTTCGTAAATTTGGAGGAGAATTCAGAACACCCGTTATGGATAATCCACCAAAAAAACCTAAATCGGAATTACCGGACACGGCCGAAGGTATGGCTCGGCGTATTCTGGAACTGGAAGCAGCCCTCGAAAGAGAGCGCCTGACGAATTTGGCTACAAACAAGATGATTGATATTGCTGAACGCGATCTTAACATCTCCATCAGAAAAAAGTCTGGAGCCAAACAGTCAAAGAAGTAAAGGAACAATGTCCGGAGCTAAGTATTGATAAGCTCTGCGGATTGTTTGGCTTTACCAGACAGGCCTATTACCAGTTACAGAAATACGAGTATAAATGCCGTGCTCAATCACAAATCGTGCTTGAAATGGTCCAAAAAGAACGCAGTAGTCTTCCTGGTATTGGAGGTCGTAAGTTACTAAGTATGATCAGTATGCCAATGAAAAGAGAAAACATACATATGGGTCGGGACGCTTTTTTTGATTTGTTAAGGGAGAACCATTTACTGGTACGCCATAGCAAAACCAAAGTAGTAACAACCGATTCAAGGCATCGGTATCGTAGGTATCCTAACCTTATCCGCGATATTCTTTTAACGCGGCCACATCAATTATGGGTAAGTGATATCACATATATCGTAACCAGTGAGGGTTATTTGTACCTTTCATTGATCACAGATGCTTATTCCCGTAAGATCGTCGGCTGGAATCTGTCCAACAAACTGGATGCCGATGGTGCCGTGTATGCTTTAGAAATGGCTCTTTCCGGCTTACCTGATAACAAAGCTGCTGAACTTATTCATCATTCAGATCGTGGCATTCAATATTGCTGTGATAAATACATCTCTAAGCTTCGGCCTTACCATATCAAAATTAGCATGACTGAGAATGGTGACCCATTAGAAAATGCGATAGCAGAGCGGATAAACGGCACTTTAAAAACCGAATGGTTGAATAAAACCAAGCCTGGTACCAAAAAGGAAACTGCTTTGCGTCTATCAGGAATCATTGATGCCTACAATACCAAAAGGCCTCATATGAGTATTAATATGCTGACACCTGAAATAGCTCATTCCAGCGAAGGAGAGCTGCCAAGGCAATGGAAAAATTATTGGAAAGAAAAACATAATCAAATCGGTTGTGATGAGTAACCTTAATTACTTACTTTGCATCATCCAAGTTCTGTATGTAAAGCCTGACAAGGACTATGGTTAAATGTTGTAAAGCCCTTTAAGGATCTAATACATTTAGTATGTAAACCCTTGTTAGGACTGTATCATTATTGTAAAGAACATATCGTATTAACAGCTCCCAACTGTAAAGACTTTTTAGGACGAGACAGACCTTGATATTCCGCTACACAGCTACTGAGACATACAGATACACCGTTACTAACCCTGTCATGATTGCAAAGATTCTTCCCAAACCATCCAGAAACTTTGCCGGGGTCAATTACAACACCAACAAAATTGACCGTAACAAGGGCGAGCTGATGCGCGCAGCCAACTTCGGGCCACTTGACGCGCTGACGAATTTAAGGCCACAGGACTATATCAATTATTTTCAGGTCTTTTCCGCTCGAAATAAAAGGATTGGCAACCCTCAATTTCATGCTGTATTATCCGCAAAGGGTCAGTCTTACTCCAAAGAGGAACTGACAAAGGTAGCTGTTGACTGGCTTACAAAAATGGGGTACGGCAGCCAGCCATACCTGATCGTATTTCATAAAGATACCGAAAACAACCATGTACATATTGTTTCTACCAGGGTGGGTAGGGATGGTAAAAAGATCAGCACCGCTTATGAACACGTTCGCTCGCTCAATAATTTAAACACAGTCCTGGGTTATGATCAGGCCTTGAAATATCGCTTTTCTACGAAAGCTCAATTCCAGCTGGTACTCGAAAGCCTTGGTTTCATTGGACGTGATTATAATGATGAAAAGCTTGTAGCCAGAATCGAAAAGTTTGTGATCGATGATTCACGTGCGGATGAGCTAAAACAATTGTTGAATACGATGAAAGAGCAGCCTGGATTTGTAGCTAACCTGAAAAGGGATTACAATATCGAGCTTGTATTTCACAGCGCCCATGGAAAAAAGCCCTATGGCTATACCATCATCGATCATCAAACCCGACAAGTATTTAAAGGAAGTGAAGTGCTCGGCTTGAAATATCTCCACGGCGAAAAACCGATCACATACCATGCGATCGGTTCAACTAACTTTTTAGCGCAAGAAGCGGACTACGGAAGTACACAATCCGAACATGTGGCGCCGCTACATATCGGTCCCGTCTTTATCGCAAACGATGTTGACGACCAACAAGTCCTAGGCATGAAGCGCCGCAGGCAAAGAAAAGCAAGAACTAATACCCGATAAGGGATAAACCCATGACAATTTATGATCTGTTTATTTGGAAATCAAAAAGGCGGTGTCGGCAAAAGTACGCTCACCGTCCTATCAGGGAATTACCTGAGCCTGGATAAGTCCTGGCCCGTAACTATCATCGATATGGATTATCAGCAATCCATATCCCAAAAATTCGAAAAGGCTAAAGTATTGGAAAACGCGGAACCTTATGACGTTATGCCGGCCAGCCTGGAAACCTATCCCATGTTGCACAATGTGCTGACCCGGAATAAAAAGGACGCGATCCTCATCGACCTTCCCGGAAAGCTGGACGATGATGGGTTGATCCCTGTTTTCAAGTCGGCTGATATGGTGGTCTGCCCGTTCGCATACGATGAATTTACTTATGAATCGACCGTGCTTTTTACGGTTGTGCTCAAGAAGGTTAATCCCGGTATAAGGGTGGTATTTATACCCAACCGGATCAAGGCCAATGTAAAATTTGAAACAATGACCGAAGTTAACGAGCAACTGTCCAAATTCGGGACGATTACCGCAATCATACCTGACCGAATCGACTTTCAGCGGATTACCACCTTCAATACTCCGGTATCACTTTACCCGGTCATCAGCCCGATTTTCGAACAAGTCTTTGCAAAACACCTATGGAATCCATGAAATCCTTAGCCGATCAACTGCGGGAAGAACTGGTAAAACCAGGAACGAAAAAGACGACTGCGGATTCGGCCAAAACCACAATCACCGAACCGGCGGGCAAGCTAAAGGAAAAATCAAAGAAGCCGCAGTTACCAATCCTGGAAGCCATCATGGCCTACGACAACAGCCAAAACCGAACTATGGTTCATACGCGTTTCGACAGCAAAACAGCCGACACAATGAATAAATTCAAAATGGCCACCAATGTTGATGTAACCAAGTTCGTCGCCTTCGCCGTCAAGCACCTTTTCGACACGCATCCGGAACTCAAATCTATTATTAAACAATTTATTCAAAACACAGAATTATGACCTGGTTAAAATTTACGCTATGGGTATCGGGTTTATATATCCTTTACTACACAGCCCTGATCTTTTGGGACCGACTAAGGGCAGGCAAAGCGGATACCTCTGAAGGCAAGCATGAACTTACCTTCGTAGAACATATTGAACCCGTTAAATCTTTCATCGAAGATTTACTTGATCCGCAAACGTCACCCATCGTTTCCCACGGTGGGGTATCCTTGAAACAAATGTTCAACCTGGCCCGCGAAGAGGCCATCGAATATATCCGGCCGGTCAGCTTTTAAAAAATGAAAGCTTTCCTGATGGTAGGCTGCTGCCTTTTGCCCTTACCGGCAATGGCGCAACCCGGCATATCGGAAATGCAACAGGCTCAGCAAAATCTCTCATCTACATTCTTTTCCGCCTTTGACTTCTCGCTCGTGATAGCCGCACTCTTTGGCATTACCGGGGCAGTCAGGATCTACCATAACTGGCAAATGGGCAAGGACCGCATCGATAATGATGTCGCAGGCTGGTTCTTTGCTGCCTTCTTCATGGTGCTGGCAGGTGCATTTCTCAAAGCGATATTTGGAATTTGAACGCTTTGGGCTTCGACCATAGTCTCCGCCAGGAGGCTACTAAAAAATTCCCGTCTTCATTTATCCTTTTTCAAACTCCCGTAAATCAGCGACGAGTTTTCATTACCCTTTGGGGCGTATTTGTTCAGGCGATGTTCGTGATCTGACCGTCTTTCCATATACCCGGCCGCATCTCCTGCGGCTTTAAAAGATCACTGCCTCGATTTTTTTCTCCAAATAATGTTTAACAAAACCAAAAAACTGCTGGCTTCAGCTGTCCTGCTGGCCATGAATGTGCCGGTATTCGCTCAAAGTGGTGTTAATGGCTTGAACACCGCCACAACTACCCTTAAAACTTATGTCGCACCTGTAACCAACATCACTTTAGTGATCGGCGGTATTGTCGGCATTGTCGGTGCGATCCGGGTTTATTCTAAATGGAACTCGGGAGACCAGGATATTAATAAAGAACTCATGGGCTGGGGAGGTTCGTGTGTTTTCCTGGTGGTTTCCGCGCTGGTCATCAAAGCATTCTTCGGTCTGTAAATGGCCAGAAAATTCGCTGTTTATAAGGGGCTTGAACGGCCCCTTATATTCAAAGGCTTTAAAGGGAAATACATTTACTGGGGCTTAGCTTCCCTTTTATCCGGCCTTGTCTTCGGTGCCCTCACCATGTCGCTGGTCAATATGTGGCTCGGGGCAATGGTGCTTATCGGCTTCACAGTCGGCGGCCTGCTGTATTGTGCCAGCAGGCAAAAAGGCGGATTACATGCCAAAAGCCGCAACACCAATGTTTTAATCCTTTACCATCATGGGCGCAAAAACCATATTTAACATACCTTATGCCGGGGTGGATAACGACGGGGAATTTGACCTGCTGATCGGTCTCAACGGGGAGTATTCGATCATTATCGAAATGGTTAACCCCGTGATCCGCTACTC
It contains:
- the mobC gene encoding plasmid mobilization relaxosome protein MobC, yielding MVDRKQKTGRPKSDGNKRHKFHNVRFTEDEFKNFENLAKELNLSKTELIRIRVLENAKNLVTNSRELLNYLDGIGSEMGRIGNNINQLARHANVLKLQGTLHPTVVKHFETLLDDYIKIQRQLEISLRKIIRLMGK
- a CDS encoding transposase, producing MKIVKRYSDDFKREVAELYLTSDLTQQQIADKFGIPGHASIQQWVRKFGGEFRTPVMDNPPKKPKSELPDTAEGMARRILELEAALERERLTNLATNKMIDIAERDLNISIRKKSGAKQSKK
- a CDS encoding IS3 family transposase; this encodes MFGFTRQAYYQLQKYEYKCRAQSQIVLEMVQKERSSLPGIGGRKLLSMISMPMKRENIHMGRDAFFDLLRENHLLVRHSKTKVVTTDSRHRYRRYPNLIRDILLTRPHQLWVSDITYIVTSEGYLYLSLITDAYSRKIVGWNLSNKLDADGAVYALEMALSGLPDNKAAELIHHSDRGIQYCCDKYISKLRPYHIKISMTENGDPLENAIAERINGTLKTEWLNKTKPGTKKETALRLSGIIDAYNTKRPHMSINMLTPEIAHSSEGELPRQWKNYWKEKHNQIGCDE
- a CDS encoding relaxase/mobilization nuclease domain-containing protein; this translates as MIAKILPKPSRNFAGVNYNTNKIDRNKGELMRAANFGPLDALTNLRPQDYINYFQVFSARNKRIGNPQFHAVLSAKGQSYSKEELTKVAVDWLTKMGYGSQPYLIVFHKDTENNHVHIVSTRVGRDGKKISTAYEHVRSLNNLNTVLGYDQALKYRFSTKAQFQLVLESLGFIGRDYNDEKLVARIEKFVIDDSRADELKQLLNTMKEQPGFVANLKRDYNIELVFHSAHGKKPYGYTIIDHQTRQVFKGSEVLGLKYLHGEKPITYHAIGSTNFLAQEADYGSTQSEHVAPLHIGPVFIANDVDDQQVLGMKRRRQRKARTNTR
- a CDS encoding ParA family protein, with the protein product MICLFGNQKGGVGKSTLTVLSGNYLSLDKSWPVTIIDMDYQQSISQKFEKAKVLENAEPYDVMPASLETYPMLHNVLTRNKKDAILIDLPGKLDDDGLIPVFKSADMVVCPFAYDEFTYESTVLFTVVLKKVNPGIRVVFIPNRIKANVKFETMTEVNEQLSKFGTITAIIPDRIDFQRITTFNTPVSLYPVISPIFEQVFAKHLWNP
- a CDS encoding DUF4134 family protein, with protein sequence MKAFLMVGCCLLPLPAMAQPGISEMQQAQQNLSSTFFSAFDFSLVIAALFGITGAVRIYHNWQMGKDRIDNDVAGWFFAAFFMVLAGAFLKAIFGI
- a CDS encoding DUF4134 domain-containing protein gives rise to the protein MFNKTKKLLASAVLLAMNVPVFAQSGVNGLNTATTTLKTYVAPVTNITLVIGGIVGIVGAIRVYSKWNSGDQDINKELMGWGGSCVFLVVSALVIKAFFGL
- a CDS encoding plasmid transfer protein; protein product: MARKFAVYKGLERPLIFKGFKGKYIYWGLASLLSGLVFGALTMSLVNMWLGAMVLIGFTVGGLLYCASRQKGGLHAKSRNTNVLILYHHGRKNHI